The Mammaliicoccus sciuri genome window below encodes:
- a CDS encoding AEC family transporter yields the protein MSEMLNILLTVIVPIFLMTALGYVLQKRVKLDLRTLAKLNINVFVPGFIFAKFYKAELAVNLLLLIIVFFVIYIIALYIVAFAIAKMQTLDKGKETTLTNSVLFFNSGNYGAPLNDIVFKSDPLAMSAQVIVLTLQNVFTFTYGVFAIQSVQLAKLKALLNYFKMPIIYALVLAIILNYNHIPIPEFMWTTVSYLSDAMIAIALILLGAQIANIKLNFKWSSSYIYIFIRLVVGPVIALVIIKCMGLEGIIAQTLFIASAMPTSVNSSVIAQEYDNYPALAAELVFMSTLFSSISVVAVIYLSYLIF from the coding sequence TTGTCTGAAATGCTCAATATTTTACTAACGGTTATTGTACCGATTTTTCTAATGACGGCGTTAGGTTATGTGCTTCAAAAGCGTGTGAAACTTGATTTACGTACGCTCGCAAAATTAAATATCAATGTGTTTGTGCCTGGATTTATTTTTGCGAAGTTTTACAAAGCTGAGTTAGCGGTCAATTTATTATTATTAATCATCGTATTCTTCGTTATATACATAATTGCTTTATATATCGTCGCTTTTGCTATCGCCAAAATGCAAACTTTAGATAAAGGTAAAGAGACGACTTTAACAAACAGTGTACTCTTCTTTAACTCTGGTAACTACGGTGCGCCGTTAAATGATATTGTATTTAAAAGTGATCCACTCGCTATGTCTGCACAAGTTATTGTATTAACACTGCAAAATGTCTTCACATTTACATATGGTGTCTTCGCAATTCAATCCGTTCAATTAGCTAAACTTAAAGCATTACTCAATTACTTTAAGATGCCCATTATTTATGCACTCGTTCTTGCAATTATTTTAAACTATAATCATATTCCAATTCCTGAGTTCATGTGGACGACTGTCAGTTATTTGTCTGATGCTATGATTGCGATTGCTTTAATTCTTCTCGGTGCGCAAATTGCCAATATTAAACTTAATTTTAAATGGTCATCTTCTTATATTTATATCTTTATAAGATTAGTTGTTGGACCAGTTATCGCATTAGTCATTATAAAATGCATGGGGTTAGAGGGTATTATCGCACAAACATTATTTATTGCTTCAGCGATGCCAACTTCCGTGAACAGTTCAGTTATTGCTCAAGAATATGATAACTACCCAGCTTTAGCTGCAGAATTAGTCTTCATGTCTACGTTATTTAGTTCTATTTCTGTTGTTGCTGTCATTTATTTATCTTATTTAATTTTTTAA
- a CDS encoding transposase: protein MRKKYEFKFKLKLVKEYLEGHQSYRTIALKYGISSWSVLRIWVNQYKEFGEEGLEIKSRNTVYTSEFKLSVLKFRQENMLSYQDTANHFRIINPIIIANWQHQFDEKCRLDIDNKQKGRSHTMTKKRSKSDNKNLPLNENEREELERLRNENETLKAGIAYQKKLQALTDIYGSKNQK from the coding sequence ATGAGGAAAAAATATGAATTTAAATTCAAACTAAAACTTGTAAAAGAATATTTAGAAGGACATCAAAGTTATAGAACAATTGCTTTAAAATATGGTATTTCAAGTTGGTCTGTCCTTCGGATTTGGGTCAATCAATATAAAGAGTTTGGAGAAGAAGGTTTAGAAATAAAAAGTAGAAATACTGTTTATACTAGCGAATTTAAATTATCTGTTTTAAAATTTAGACAAGAAAATATGTTGTCTTATCAAGATACTGCGAATCACTTTAGAATTATTAATCCTATTATCATTGCCAATTGGCAACATCAATTTGATGAAAAGTGTCGTCTTGATATAGATAATAAACAAAAGGGACGATCTCACACTATGACTAAAAAACGATCTAAATCAGATAATAAAAATTTACCTTTAAATGAAAATGAACGTGAAGAACTTGAAAGACTTAGAAATGAAAATGAGACGTTAAAGGCAGGTATAGCTTATCAAAAAAAGTTACAAGCCTTGACCGACATT